The following proteins come from a genomic window of Macadamia integrifolia cultivar HAES 741 chromosome 14, SCU_Mint_v3, whole genome shotgun sequence:
- the LOC122060617 gene encoding uncharacterized protein LOC122060617 has protein sequence MCIRVEMFQSYIIAKGKLKIFNISSQMNYATLIKDHILTGPNYIDWRRNIKLLLSAEGPISVIEDEEPSFPEIMDGEGKAAYELFRQNNSKAKLLVSNSIGKTIKYSVKDLSFAKDILEELEKLYARQNRHAHY, from the exons ATGTGTATAAGGGTTGAGATGTTCcaatcatacatcatagctaAAGGAAAGCTTAAG ATATTCAATATATCAAGCCAAATGAACTACGCTACCCTCATTAAAGACCATATCCTGACTGGACCCAACTATATTGACTGGAGGAGGAACATTAAATTGCTCCTATCTGCAGAAGGTCCAATTTCTGTCATAGAAGACGAAGAACCTTCATTCCCTGAGATTATGGATGGCGAGGGGAAAGCTGCTTATGAGTTGTTTCGACAAAACAATTCTAAGGCCAAGCTCCTTGTTTCAAATTCAATAGGCAAGACCATTAAGTATTCTGTAAAAGATCTAAGTTTTGCTAAAGACATATTGGAGGAGTTGGAAAAGCTATATGCTAGGCAAAACAGACATGCACATTATTAG